The following are encoded together in the Poseidonibacter lekithochrous genome:
- a CDS encoding TRAP transporter large permease has translation MIGIIMFFTALIMLLFGFPVAFTFAAVSVLFGLIAGIVEIGFDDGIEVALFEGIEEGVAMFDFMPFRIMSIMQNTILMAVPMFIFMGIVLQKTGLAERLLESMGFLFGEIRGGVAISTVLVGSLLAASTGVVGASVVAMGVISLPVMMKYKYNTQLATGTICASGTLGQIIPPSIVLIILGDVFQVPVGDLFKAAIWPGLALVGAYILYIVIVSYLNKDMAPAIPADPSRGSKGKQVLRALIDIIPSLALILCVLGSIFAGIATPTESSAVGCLGAIGLAILYKSFNIGMVKDAALESVKITSMVFGILIGATAFSMVFTYTGGEELVEHFMLSLPGDEKWGFIIFTMLAILVLGFFIDFVEISYIIVPILVPIAANLDINPVWFAILIAMNLQTSFLTPPFGFSLFYLKGVVPATVRTIQIYKGVIPFIAIQIVVLMLIAFYPEFFGINPSASG, from the coding sequence ATGATTGGTATAATTATGTTCTTTACTGCGCTTATAATGCTATTATTTGGTTTTCCAGTAGCATTTACATTTGCAGCAGTATCAGTATTATTCGGTCTTATAGCAGGAATTGTTGAAATTGGTTTTGACGATGGTATAGAAGTTGCCTTATTCGAAGGAATCGAAGAAGGTGTAGCAATGTTTGACTTCATGCCTTTTAGAATCATGTCAATTATGCAAAATACAATTCTTATGGCAGTTCCAATGTTCATTTTTATGGGTATTGTTTTACAAAAAACAGGTTTAGCTGAGAGATTATTAGAATCAATGGGATTCTTATTTGGTGAAATCAGAGGTGGAGTTGCAATTTCAACTGTACTTGTTGGTTCATTATTAGCAGCATCAACTGGTGTTGTTGGAGCTTCTGTTGTTGCAATGGGTGTTATTTCACTTCCAGTAATGATGAAGTACAAATATAATACACAATTAGCAACAGGTACGATCTGTGCTTCTGGAACATTAGGTCAAATTATTCCTCCTTCGATTGTTTTAATTATCTTAGGTGATGTTTTCCAAGTTCCAGTAGGTGATTTATTTAAAGCAGCAATCTGGCCAGGTTTAGCCTTAGTTGGTGCATATATTTTATATATTGTTATTGTTTCATATTTAAATAAAGATATGGCTCCTGCAATTCCTGCTGATCCTTCAAGAGGTTCAAAAGGTAAACAAGTATTAAGAGCTTTAATTGATATTATTCCATCATTAGCACTAATTCTTTGTGTTTTAGGTTCAATTTTTGCAGGTATTGCAACTCCTACTGAGTCTTCAGCAGTTGGTTGTTTAGGTGCAATTGGATTAGCAATTCTTTATAAATCATTCAATATTGGAATGGTTAAAGATGCAGCATTAGAATCTGTAAAAATTACATCTATGGTATTTGGTATCTTAATTGGTGCGACTGCATTCTCAATGGTATTTACTTATACTGGTGGAGAAGAGTTAGTTGAACACTTCATGTTAAGCTTACCTGGTGATGAGAAATGGGGATTCATTATCTTCACAATGTTAGCAATTTTAGTTTTAGGATTCTTTATTGACTTCGTTGAGATTTCATATATTATCGTTCCTATCTTAGTTCCAATTGCAGCAAACTTAGATATTAACCCTGTATGGTTCGCAATTTTAATTGCAATGAACTTACAAACATCGTTCTTAACACCGCCGTTTGGATTCTCCCTATTCTACTTAAAAGGGGTAGTTCCAGCAACTGTTAGAACAATACAAATCTATAAAGGTGTTATTCCATTTATTGCAATTCAGATTGTAGTATTAATGTTAATAGCATTCTATCCAGAATTCTTCGGAATTAATCCAAGCGCTTCGGGATAG
- a CDS encoding TRAP transporter small permease subunit, with protein MLLKLEKGFDRFADIIGYITAFTMVLMILNVFYDVIMRYFFRSGSIAMQEMEWHLFSVIILLGIAYTLKEDGHVRVDLIYDTLNDKKKAVINMVGVVLFILPISLLIGTGSIDYVIEAFESGEQSGDPGGLTNRWLVKSLIPLSFFLLIITSIGFFIKNLNVYKGLHSYGGNDLDHEIEHLRKDIADHKNNIEEGENK; from the coding sequence ATGTTGTTAAAACTAGAAAAGGGTTTCGATAGATTCGCCGACATCATAGGATACATTACTGCATTTACAATGGTGCTAATGATTTTAAATGTTTTTTACGATGTAATCATGAGATACTTCTTCAGATCAGGAAGTATTGCAATGCAAGAGATGGAGTGGCACTTATTCTCTGTAATTATTCTTTTAGGTATAGCATATACATTAAAAGAAGATGGTCACGTTAGAGTGGATTTAATCTACGATACATTAAATGATAAGAAAAAAGCTGTTATCAACATGGTTGGTGTAGTTTTATTTATTTTACCAATTTCTTTATTAATTGGTACGGGTTCAATTGATTATGTAATTGAAGCATTTGAATCAGGTGAACAAAGTGGTGATCCAGGTGGGTTAACAAATAGATGGTTAGTTAAATCATTAATTCCATTATCATTTTTCTTACTTATTATTACATCAATTGGTTTCTTTATTAAGAACCTAAATGTATATAAAGGTTTACATTCATATGGTGGAAATGACCTAGATCACGAGATCGAGCATTTAAGAAAAGATATTGCAGATCACAAAAATAATATTGAAGAAGGAGAAAACAAATGA
- a CDS encoding TRAP transporter substrate-binding protein codes for MLKTTTKLLVTSALVAGLATSAMAKDKVYKWKLATTWGSTLTPFIDAPRNMAKMVEEMSDGRLKIRVDASNKHKAALGILDMVKGGQYDMGHSASYYWKGKDINTLPFTTMPFGMTAPEQYAWFYYGGGMDLMKKAYKKHKVLSFPGGNTGNQMGGWFRKEIKTVDDLKGLKMRIPGFAGEVMASLGLTVTNIASGELYTSLERGTIDALEWVGPGMDIKMGFNKIAPYYYTGWHEPGTELQFLVNERKYKKLPKDLQKILVTAMRVSAYDMYIQNYHMSANAWSKIETDYPNIKIKTFPKPVMDAMKKANSELLVEKTKGQPLLKEILDSQSAYQKKAREWTKMSDYLYLKDNL; via the coding sequence ATGTTAAAAACAACTACAAAGTTACTTGTAACTTCTGCACTTGTTGCTGGATTAGCTACTTCGGCAATGGCAAAAGATAAAGTTTATAAATGGAAACTTGCTACTACATGGGGTTCAACTCTAACACCGTTTATTGATGCGCCAAGAAATATGGCTAAAATGGTAGAAGAGATGTCTGATGGAAGATTAAAAATCAGAGTTGATGCTTCAAACAAACACAAAGCTGCACTTGGTATTTTAGATATGGTTAAAGGTGGTCAATATGATATGGGTCACTCTGCATCATATTACTGGAAAGGTAAAGACATTAATACTTTACCATTTACAACTATGCCATTTGGTATGACAGCTCCTGAGCAATACGCATGGTTCTACTACGGTGGTGGTATGGACTTAATGAAAAAAGCATACAAGAAACATAAAGTATTATCATTCCCTGGTGGAAACACTGGAAATCAAATGGGTGGATGGTTCAGAAAAGAAATTAAGACTGTTGATGATTTAAAAGGTCTTAAAATGAGAATTCCTGGATTTGCTGGTGAAGTTATGGCTTCATTAGGATTAACAGTTACTAATATCGCATCTGGTGAGTTATATACATCACTAGAAAGAGGTACTATTGATGCACTTGAATGGGTTGGACCTGGAATGGACATCAAAATGGGATTCAATAAAATTGCACCATACTACTATACTGGATGGCACGAACCAGGTACAGAGTTACAATTCTTAGTTAACGAAAGAAAATATAAGAAATTACCAAAAGATTTACAAAAAATCTTAGTTACAGCTATGAGAGTATCTGCATATGATATGTATATTCAAAATTACCATATGAGTGCTAACGCTTGGTCGAAAATTGAAACTGATTACCCAAATATCAAAATCAAAACTTTCCCAAAACCAGTAATGGACGCTATGAAAAAAGCTAATAGTGAATTATTAGTTGAAAAAACAAAAGGTCAACCATTATTAAAAGAAATTTTAGATTCTCAATCAGCTTACCAAAAGAAAGCTAGAGAGTGGACTAAAATGTCTGACTACTTATACTTAAAAGATAACTTATAA
- a CDS encoding NAD(P)/FAD-dependent oxidoreductase, with amino-acid sequence MKRVIIIGASYAGLYALKELSKNKNIEILLFDKKDYHYIQVESYGFVATKYSISDVTININKYIDDLNSDIEFYQEEIISFNSDTKEVVSSNDITYKYDELIIATGSLTNFPPQVPSIQKYSKGIKTLQKACMVNQSFDSIINSSVLKEKNMNNMPYNIVIGGAGLSGVEVAAEMAALLKDKYAFLNNDSSNINVFIVDGMKTVLPNMDERLIDACEKRLDNLNIKTYLGSFINNVDENSIYLNDGTIIDYDSFIFTGGIKAVTINSNKEYKVNKLNQYLVNKYLQLKGEKNIFVIGDAAEVIHDNKYVAPTAQLAIQAGIYVAKFIKNDLSYKYNEAFIPKSNGVLISLGGSYAIGLVFNKLFIKGYMAHKLKHFVTYMHKSKFKKIRAS; translated from the coding sequence ATGAAAAGAGTTATTATTATCGGTGCTAGTTATGCAGGACTTTATGCCTTAAAAGAATTATCGAAGAATAAAAATATAGAAATTTTGTTGTTTGATAAAAAGGATTATCATTATATACAAGTTGAGTCTTATGGCTTTGTAGCTACAAAATATAGTATTTCAGATGTAACAATAAATATTAACAAGTATATAGATGATCTAAATTCAGATATTGAATTTTATCAAGAAGAAATTATATCTTTCAATTCAGACACAAAAGAAGTTGTTTCTTCTAATGATATAACTTATAAGTACGATGAGTTAATTATTGCTACTGGATCTCTAACTAACTTTCCTCCTCAAGTTCCTAGTATTCAAAAGTATTCAAAAGGAATTAAAACACTTCAAAAAGCCTGTATGGTTAATCAATCTTTTGATTCTATTATTAATAGTTCTGTTTTAAAAGAAAAGAATATGAATAATATGCCTTATAATATTGTTATTGGAGGAGCAGGTCTTTCTGGTGTTGAAGTAGCAGCTGAAATGGCAGCACTTCTAAAAGACAAATATGCTTTTTTAAATAATGACTCTTCTAATATAAATGTATTCATTGTAGATGGTATGAAAACTGTTCTACCTAATATGGATGAAAGATTAATTGATGCTTGTGAAAAAAGACTAGATAATTTAAATATTAAAACTTATCTAGGATCTTTTATTAATAATGTAGATGAAAACTCAATTTATCTAAATGATGGAACTATAATAGATTATGATTCTTTTATTTTTACTGGTGGAATTAAAGCAGTTACTATTAATTCAAATAAAGAGTATAAAGTTAATAAACTAAATCAATATCTTGTAAATAAATATCTACAATTAAAAGGTGAAAAAAATATCTTTGTAATTGGAGATGCTGCAGAAGTAATACATGACAATAAATATGTTGCTCCAACAGCACAACTTGCAATCCAAGCAGGAATATATGTTGCAAAGTTTATAAAAAATGATTTATCATATAAATATAATGAAGCCTTTATTCCTAAATCGAATGGTGTATTAATATCATTAGGTGGATCTTATGCAATTGGATTAGTCTTTAATAAACTATTTATCAAAGGTTATATGGCACATAAATTAAAACATTTTGTTACTTACATGCATAAGTCAAAGTTTAAAAAAATTAGAGCAAGTTAG
- a CDS encoding MaoC family dehydratase: MSKLIAFDTLLLEDIKRGMEVSYTQTITDCDIKTFAGLSGDHNPVHISDEYAKNTRWERRIAHGLISVSFFSGLMGTKLPGIGCVWVSQTIKFLKPVYIGDTVTAKLIVTDIDIERRRVFLQSICIVKGEIVIDGESEAFVPKQ, encoded by the coding sequence ATGTCTAAATTAATTGCCTTTGATACACTATTGTTAGAAGATATAAAAAGAGGAATGGAAGTTAGTTATACTCAAACTATAACAGACTGTGATATTAAAACTTTTGCAGGTCTTTCAGGAGATCATAACCCTGTTCATATTAGTGATGAATATGCAAAAAATACTAGATGGGAAAGAAGAATTGCCCATGGATTAATATCTGTATCTTTCTTTTCTGGTTTAATGGGTACAAAACTTCCAGGTATTGGTTGTGTTTGGGTTTCTCAAACTATAAAATTTTTAAAGCCTGTATATATTGGAGATACTGTTACTGCAAAATTAATAGTAACTGATATTGATATTGAAAGAAGAAGAGTCTTTTTACAATCTATTTGTATAGTAAAAGGTGAAATCGTTATTGATGGTGAATCAGAAGCCTTTGTTCCAAAACAGTAA
- a CDS encoding solute carrier family 23 protein, whose amino-acid sequence MPMYKRKDGEEQPCWPLGPFKIRLPFVHYKWEVPEMMQGFFMFVVSLAMIPLLETYLGMPYEAALAFTFIAGIGYILPSLLGVPLVPGWITPAIPVVLLYLKGFEPGPEAIKAMFALQIEVTLIFLILGVTRLGSKLVNAIPNSLKSGVIIGAGIAALMGELKVGGRIDVTPISIIIGSLVSAYVLFSLSFKNVIQNNPFAKQIANFGLVSGMIIAIFVGWAVGEYPLPNIEMGITQPDFALMWNYLVFANGLPSYDIFLLAIPTALIAYVIAFGDIIIGFTLVKRVDHIRQDEKIEENVDRVHLVTAIRNGLHAFFAPWPGLSGPLFTAAHATVAERYAMGKKSMDSIYSGGGTFWISGMLALFMLPLVTFFKPVLPIALSLTLILTAYICILVGMEQLKNSTERGVAGIVAITLSMPDPKSTLYAVVIGLILYFLLERPKLLGKHDNGESILLGDDPEPEVAPIKVKNNS is encoded by the coding sequence ATGCCAATGTATAAGAGAAAAGATGGTGAAGAACAACCTTGTTGGCCTTTAGGTCCTTTTAAAATTAGACTTCCTTTTGTACATTATAAATGGGAAGTACCTGAGATGATGCAGGGATTTTTTATGTTCGTTGTAAGTTTAGCAATGATTCCATTGTTAGAAACTTATTTAGGTATGCCTTATGAAGCAGCACTAGCATTTACCTTTATTGCAGGAATTGGATATATCCTTCCTTCTCTTTTAGGAGTTCCATTAGTTCCGGGTTGGATTACCCCAGCTATTCCAGTTGTTTTACTTTATTTAAAAGGTTTTGAACCAGGACCTGAAGCTATTAAGGCTATGTTTGCTTTACAAATTGAAGTAACACTTATCTTTTTAATTTTAGGAGTTACTAGACTTGGAAGTAAATTAGTTAATGCAATTCCAAACTCATTAAAATCTGGAGTAATTATTGGAGCGGGTATTGCAGCACTTATGGGTGAATTAAAAGTTGGTGGAAGAATTGATGTAACACCTATTTCAATTATAATAGGTTCATTAGTTTCTGCATATGTATTATTTTCATTATCATTTAAAAATGTAATCCAAAATAATCCTTTTGCAAAACAAATTGCAAACTTTGGATTAGTATCTGGAATGATTATTGCTATTTTTGTTGGTTGGGCAGTTGGTGAATATCCATTACCTAATATTGAAATGGGAATTACTCAACCTGATTTTGCATTAATGTGGAACTATTTAGTATTTGCAAATGGTTTACCATCATATGATATTTTCTTATTAGCAATTCCTACAGCTTTAATTGCTTATGTAATAGCATTTGGTGATATTATCATTGGATTTACTTTAGTTAAAAGAGTAGATCATATTAGACAAGATGAAAAAATTGAAGAAAATGTTGATAGAGTTCATTTAGTTACAGCTATTAGAAATGGACTACATGCTTTCTTTGCTCCTTGGCCTGGATTATCGGGACCATTATTTACAGCAGCTCATGCAACAGTAGCTGAGCGATATGCAATGGGTAAAAAATCTATGGATTCTATTTATAGTGGTGGAGGAACGTTCTGGATTAGTGGAATGTTAGCTTTATTTATGTTGCCACTAGTGACTTTCTTTAAACCAGTACTTCCTATTGCTTTATCACTTACTTTAATTCTTACAGCATATATTTGTATTTTAGTTGGGATGGAGCAGTTAAAGAACTCTACTGAGAGAGGAGTTGCGGGTATTGTTGCAATTACTTTATCTATGCCTGATCCAAAATCTACTTTATATGCCGTAGTTATTGGACTAATATTATATTTCTTATTAGAGAGACCAAAACTTTTAGGAAAACATGACAATGGTGAAAGTATTCTTTTAGGAGATGATCCTGAACCAGAAGTAGCACCTATTAAAGTTAAAAATAATTCTTAA